One Streptomyces lincolnensis genomic region harbors:
- the ilvN gene encoding acetolactate synthase small subunit has product MSKHTLSVLVENTPGILARIAALFSRRGFNIDSLAVGVTEHPDISRITIVVGVEDLPLEQVTKQLNKLVNVLKIVELEPGSAVQRELVLVKVRADNETRSQIVEIVQLFRAKTVDVSPEAVTIEATGSGEKLSAMLKMLEPYGIKELVQSGTIAIGRGARSITDRSLRALDRSA; this is encoded by the coding sequence ATGTCCAAGCACACGCTCTCCGTCCTGGTGGAGAACACCCCGGGCATCCTGGCCCGGATCGCCGCCCTCTTCTCCCGTCGCGGCTTCAACATCGACTCCCTCGCCGTCGGGGTCACCGAGCACCCCGACATCTCCCGCATCACCATCGTCGTGGGCGTCGAGGACCTGCCGCTGGAGCAGGTCACCAAGCAGCTCAACAAGCTCGTCAACGTGCTGAAGATCGTCGAGCTGGAACCCGGCTCGGCCGTGCAGCGCGAACTCGTTCTGGTGAAGGTGCGCGCCGACAACGAGACGCGCTCCCAGATCGTCGAGATCGTCCAGCTGTTCCGCGCCAAGACCGTCGACGTCTCCCCGGAGGCCGTGACGATCGAGGCCACCGGCAGCGGCGAGAAGCTGTCCGCGATGCTCAAGATGCTGGAGCCGTACGGCATCAAGGAGCTCGTCCAGTCCGGCACGATCGCGATCGGCCGTGGCGCCCGCTCGATCACGGACCGGTCGCTGCGCGCCCTCGACCGGTCGGCGTAA
- a CDS encoding ABC transporter ATP-binding protein, which translates to MASEPLLSVRDLRIAFDGVEVVRGLSFDIHPREVLAIVGESGAGKSLTARALLGMLPHGATATGTVRPDLSAERGRRIALVPQDALSALSPVHPVGDQLAAAVRSVARVPRKEARARAVAALDRVGIPDAARRARAYPHEFSGGMRQRAVIAMATINEPDVLVADEPTTALDEERRDQVLSLLAEQREAVGAALVLVTHDLDVVREHADRALVMYAGRLTELGPADEVLTRPLAPYTAGLLASLPEYARNRRLPTLPGTPPAPGALPPGCAFAPRCPLAAGECHHEEPEPRPAEGRLTACHHWAELPHPAVELFRDQQHASS; encoded by the coding sequence TTGGCGTCTGAACCGCTGCTGTCGGTGCGTGATCTCAGGATCGCCTTCGACGGCGTCGAGGTCGTGCGCGGACTGTCCTTCGACATCCACCCGCGCGAAGTCCTCGCGATCGTCGGCGAGTCGGGCGCGGGCAAGTCCCTCACGGCCCGGGCCCTGCTCGGCATGCTCCCGCACGGGGCGACCGCCACCGGAACCGTACGGCCGGATCTCTCGGCCGAGCGCGGCCGCCGGATCGCCCTGGTCCCGCAGGACGCCCTGTCCGCCCTGTCCCCCGTGCACCCTGTGGGTGACCAACTCGCCGCCGCCGTACGGTCGGTGGCCCGCGTCCCGCGCAAGGAGGCCCGGGCCCGGGCGGTGGCCGCGCTGGACAGGGTCGGCATCCCGGACGCCGCCCGCCGGGCGCGGGCGTATCCGCACGAGTTCTCCGGCGGTATGCGCCAGCGCGCGGTCATCGCCATGGCGACGATCAACGAACCGGACGTCCTCGTCGCCGACGAGCCGACCACCGCCCTCGACGAGGAGCGCCGCGACCAGGTCCTGAGCCTCCTGGCGGAGCAGCGGGAGGCGGTCGGCGCGGCGCTCGTCCTGGTCACGCACGACCTGGACGTCGTACGGGAGCACGCGGACCGCGCGCTCGTGATGTACGCCGGCCGGCTGACCGAACTCGGCCCGGCGGACGAGGTGTTGACCCGCCCGCTGGCCCCGTACACGGCGGGGCTGCTGGCCTCGCTCCCCGAGTACGCGCGAAACCGCCGCCTGCCCACCCTCCCGGGCACCCCGCCGGCGCCGGGGGCACTGCCGCCGGGCTGCGCGTTCGCCCCGCGCTGCCCGCTCGCGGCGGGCGAGTGCCATCACGAGGAGCCGGAGCCCCGCCCGGCCGAGGGCCGGCTGACCGCCTGCCACCACTGGGCCGAACTCCCCCACCCCGCCGTCGAGTTGTTCCGGGACCAGCAGCATGCCTCTTCTTGA
- a CDS encoding ABC transporter permease subunit: protein MSTAGLTRLLCLLAVLTAVGLLPWLSGRDPALTVLRARSAEQEPTKEALDAVRQDLGLDAGPLSLLGSWASDLVRGDLGASWVSGTDVLPSVLAGLQVSLGLMGAAFGVALLLACALVAPVLVRGRRSAGAWGAMLAAVPEFLLATVALLVGGVWLGLLPTSGWQGPAYMVLPALALGVPGGGLLGRLVADALPAVLDERWVELWRGAGVGRGSISAAALKRVLPPLVPQFGMAAVGLTGGAVAVETVFAVPGIGRTALGAAKSQDLPLLQGSVLALLLLGLVAGAASALLRRRLLGPALRDAGLSLPPVRPVRTHPAVPLALFAVLAVTIGWGLLRDPYTVTTTARLAAPSWSHPLGTDGLGRDVLARLGHGAAPTVGTAAAVCLLSLVIALVLGFLPGVAAGAADIANALPPVIVGILVAAAAGPGTGGAAFAVALISWPPLAAHAAALVQEVRASSFLTAQRAIGAPPSWILTRHVLPSVAGPVARHALLRLPGIALALASLGFLGLGAQPPAPEWGLLLDESRAYVERAPWAALAPAVALALLAGLAVSGASYAQGRDTVVRRRKAATGSRTSVKEAPVGV, encoded by the coding sequence GTGAGCACGGCCGGGCTCACCCGGCTGCTCTGCCTCCTCGCCGTCCTGACCGCCGTCGGCCTGCTGCCCTGGCTCTCCGGCAGGGACCCCGCGCTGACCGTGCTGCGGGCCCGTTCCGCCGAGCAGGAACCGACGAAGGAGGCCCTGGACGCCGTACGACAGGATCTCGGGCTGGACGCGGGTCCCCTGTCCCTGCTGGGGAGTTGGGCGTCGGACCTGGTGCGCGGAGACCTCGGTGCGTCCTGGGTGTCCGGCACCGATGTGCTGCCGTCGGTCCTCGCCGGGCTCCAGGTGTCCCTCGGCCTGATGGGCGCGGCCTTCGGGGTGGCTCTGCTGCTGGCCTGCGCGCTGGTCGCGCCCGTGCTGGTGCGGGGGCGCCGGTCGGCCGGGGCGTGGGGCGCGATGCTCGCGGCGGTCCCCGAGTTCCTCCTGGCCACGGTCGCGCTGCTGGTGGGCGGGGTGTGGCTGGGCCTGCTGCCGACCTCCGGCTGGCAGGGCCCCGCGTACATGGTGCTGCCCGCGCTCGCGCTCGGCGTCCCGGGGGGCGGTCTGCTCGGCCGACTGGTCGCGGACGCGCTGCCCGCCGTGCTGGACGAGCGGTGGGTGGAGCTGTGGCGGGGCGCCGGAGTCGGCCGGGGCAGCATCTCGGCGGCCGCCCTCAAGCGGGTCCTGCCGCCCCTGGTCCCGCAGTTCGGCATGGCCGCCGTGGGTCTCACCGGCGGCGCGGTCGCCGTGGAGACGGTGTTCGCCGTGCCCGGGATCGGGCGTACGGCCCTCGGCGCGGCGAAGTCGCAGGATCTGCCGCTGCTCCAGGGATCCGTCCTCGCCCTGCTGCTGCTCGGCCTGGTCGCCGGCGCGGCGTCGGCTCTGCTGCGGCGCCGGCTGCTCGGCCCGGCCCTGCGGGACGCCGGGCTGTCGCTGCCGCCGGTCCGTCCGGTGCGTACCCATCCAGCGGTCCCATTGGCCCTGTTCGCCGTCCTCGCCGTGACGATCGGCTGGGGTCTGCTGCGCGACCCGTACACCGTGACCACGACGGCCCGCCTGGCGGCGCCCTCCTGGTCGCATCCGCTCGGCACCGACGGCCTCGGCCGCGATGTGCTGGCCCGGCTCGGCCACGGCGCCGCCCCGACGGTCGGCACGGCCGCGGCCGTCTGCCTGCTCAGCCTGGTGATCGCCCTGGTCCTGGGCTTCCTTCCGGGCGTCGCGGCGGGCGCGGCCGACATCGCCAACGCGCTTCCCCCGGTGATCGTCGGCATCCTGGTCGCGGCGGCCGCCGGTCCCGGCACCGGCGGGGCGGCCTTCGCGGTGGCGCTGATCTCCTGGCCGCCCCTGGCCGCGCACGCGGCGGCGCTGGTCCAGGAGGTGCGGGCGTCCTCCTTCCTCACCGCCCAGCGGGCCATCGGCGCACCGCCGTCGTGGATCCTCACCCGGCACGTCCTGCCCTCGGTCGCCGGCCCCGTGGCCCGGCACGCCCTGCTGCGGCTGCCCGGTATCGCCCTGGCCCTGGCCTCCCTCGGCTTCCTGGGCCTGGGTGCCCAGCCGCCCGCCCCGGAGTGGGGCCTGCTCCTCGACGAGTCCCGCGCCTATGTGGAACGCGCCCCCTGGGCCGCCCTCGCCCCGGCGGTGGCCCTGGCCCTGCTGGCGGGGCTCGCGGTGTCGGGGGCGTCGTACGCGCAGGGCCGCGACACCGTGGTCCGGCGCCGGAAGGCCGCTACCGGGTCCCGAACGTCCGTGAAGGAGGCCCCCGTTGGCGTCTGA
- a CDS encoding ABC transporter substrate-binding protein: protein MRLSTRSLLPATALAATSALLTGCFAGAESATGDQGDGERVRLAMMQPPRSGLSPLTDDAFKLSRWSTAETLVKLDADGNAVPALATKWRQSGRTWTFEIRDGVTFHDGTKLDAQAVVRSLTRAAGAAPKPRILDGVEVTTKAVDADTVTVTTAAEDPLVPQRLSSPQLSILAAKAYRGKSVNPLDAGTGPFELTKVNGTSSASLDRYDGYWGGKAKAPGIDVRFVPDGTARAAALRSGEADIVEAVPVSQAALLDEDLITEVPMPRTNTLYLNTGKGAFKDASLRAAAREAIDAKSIVEGVYEGRADVAQGLLGPALPWAAELRTPVQRAKAGKADGETVTIGTFTDRAELPEVAATLQQQLQKAGFKVKLDIREYANIEADMLAGAFDAFILSRATVLDSGDPAAYLYSDFASDGSFNIPQLADTKVDAAVTKAGETRTGETRRKAIIAAEAAVLGTDAAVPMLHERVIQGDAAGVVGAAHDPRERELVTADTYVK from the coding sequence GTGCGCCTGTCCACCCGCAGTCTGCTTCCCGCCACGGCCCTCGCCGCCACCTCCGCACTGCTCACCGGCTGCTTCGCCGGAGCGGAGTCGGCCACGGGTGACCAGGGCGACGGCGAGCGCGTACGTCTCGCGATGATGCAGCCCCCACGCTCCGGGCTGTCTCCGCTCACGGACGACGCGTTCAAGCTGTCGCGCTGGTCGACGGCGGAGACGCTGGTGAAGCTGGACGCCGACGGGAACGCCGTACCGGCGCTGGCCACCAAGTGGCGGCAGTCCGGCCGCACCTGGACCTTCGAGATACGCGACGGTGTCACCTTCCACGACGGCACGAAGCTGGACGCCCAGGCCGTCGTGCGCTCCCTGACCAGAGCGGCCGGCGCGGCCCCCAAGCCCCGCATCCTCGACGGTGTCGAGGTGACCACGAAGGCCGTGGACGCGGACACGGTCACCGTCACGACCGCCGCCGAGGACCCCCTCGTCCCGCAGCGGCTCAGCTCGCCGCAGCTGTCGATCCTCGCGGCGAAGGCGTACCGGGGGAAGTCGGTGAACCCGCTCGACGCGGGCACCGGCCCGTTCGAGCTGACCAAGGTCAACGGCACCTCGTCCGCGAGCCTCGACCGCTACGACGGCTACTGGGGCGGCAAGGCCAAGGCCCCGGGGATCGACGTGAGGTTCGTGCCCGACGGCACCGCGCGCGCCGCCGCGCTCCGCAGCGGTGAGGCGGACATCGTCGAGGCCGTGCCGGTGTCGCAGGCCGCGCTGCTCGACGAGGACCTGATCACCGAGGTCCCGATGCCCCGCACCAACACGCTCTACCTGAACACCGGCAAGGGCGCCTTCAAGGACGCCTCGCTGCGCGCCGCCGCCCGTGAGGCGATCGACGCGAAGTCGATCGTGGAGGGCGTGTACGAGGGGCGGGCGGATGTCGCCCAGGGGCTGCTCGGCCCCGCGCTGCCGTGGGCGGCCGAGCTGCGCACACCGGTCCAGCGGGCCAAGGCCGGCAAAGCCGACGGCGAGACGGTGACCATCGGCACCTTCACCGACCGCGCCGAACTGCCCGAGGTCGCCGCCACGCTCCAGCAGCAGCTGCAGAAGGCCGGGTTCAAGGTGAAGCTGGACATCCGTGAGTACGCCAACATCGAAGCCGACATGCTGGCGGGCGCGTTCGACGCGTTCATCCTGTCCCGGGCCACCGTCCTGGACTCCGGCGACCCGGCCGCCTACCTCTACAGCGACTTCGCCTCCGACGGCTCCTTCAACATCCCCCAGCTCGCCGACACCAAGGTGGACGCGGCGGTGACGAAGGCCGGCGAGACCAGGACCGGTGAGACGCGCCGCAAGGCGATCATCGCCGCCGAGGCCGCCGTGCTCGGCACCGACGCCGCCGTACCGATGCTCCACGAGCGGGTGATCCAGGGCGACGCCGCCGGAGTCGTCGGCGCCGCCCACGACCCGCGCGAGCGGGAACTGGTCACGGCGGACACCTACGTCAAGTGA
- a CDS encoding ATP-binding cassette domain-containing protein, which yields MPLLDVRDLVVRYGNVTAVDRVSFALEAGETLALNGPSGCGKSSTALAVLQLPRPAAGEVHFEGRELTSLTESELRPLRPRMQPVFQDPYGSLSPRHRIRDAVAEPLKVQGRWDPEGGPARVAELLTRVGLDPSHGDRHPHELSGGQCQRAGVARALASDPRLLVLDEPVSALDPSVRAGVLNLLADLQDELGLGYLFICHDRSVVRHFADRVIEMRDGRVTSP from the coding sequence ATGCCTCTTCTTGACGTCCGCGATCTCGTCGTCCGCTACGGCAACGTCACGGCGGTGGACCGCGTCTCCTTCGCCCTGGAGGCCGGCGAGACCCTCGCGCTCAACGGCCCCTCCGGCTGCGGCAAGTCCTCCACCGCCCTCGCGGTGCTCCAGCTCCCCCGCCCCGCCGCCGGTGAAGTGCACTTCGAGGGACGGGAGTTGACCTCCCTCACCGAGAGCGAGCTGCGTCCCCTGCGCCCGCGGATGCAGCCCGTCTTCCAGGATCCCTACGGCTCCCTCAGCCCCCGCCACCGCATCCGCGACGCGGTGGCGGAACCCCTGAAGGTCCAGGGCCGCTGGGACCCCGAGGGCGGCCCCGCCCGGGTCGCGGAACTCCTCACCCGCGTCGGCCTCGACCCCTCCCACGGCGACCGTCACCCGCACGAGCTCTCCGGCGGCCAGTGCCAACGCGCCGGAGTCGCCCGGGCGTTGGCCTCCGACCCACGGCTGCTGGTCCTCGACGAGCCGGTGTCGGCCCTGGACCCGTCGGTGCGGGCCGGCGTGCTGAACCTGCTCGCCGACCTCCAGGACGAGCTGGGCCTCGGCTACCTGTTCATCTGCCACGACCGGTCCGTCGTACGGCACTTCGCGGACCGGGTGATCGAGATGCGGGACGGGCGGGTCACGTCCCCTTGA
- the serA gene encoding phosphoglycerate dehydrogenase, with the protein MSSKPVVLIAEELSPATVDALGPDFEIRHCNGADRAELLPAIADVDAILIRSATKVDAEAVAAANKLKVVARAGVGLDNVDVSAATKAGVMVVNAPTSNIVTAAELACGLLLATARHIPQANTALKNGEWKRSKYTGVELAEKTLGVVGLGRIGALVAQRMSAFGMKVVAYDPYVQPARAAQMGVKVLSLDELLEVSDFITVHLPKTPETLGLIGDEALHKVKPSVRVVNAARGGIVDEEALYSALKEGRVAGAGLDVYAKEPCTDSPLFELDQVVCTPHLGASTDEAQEKAGIAVARSVRLALAGELVPDAVNVQGGVIAEDVKPGLPLAERLGRIFTALAGEVAVRLDVEVYGEITQHDVKVLELSALKGVFEDVVDETVSYVNAPLFAQERGVEVRLTTSSESADHRNVVTVRGTLGNGEEVSVSGTLAGPKHLQKIVAVGEYDVDLALADHMVVLKYEDRPGVVGTVGRIFGESGINIAGMQVSRAIAGGEALAVLTVDDTVPAGVLTEVAEEIGATSARAVNLV; encoded by the coding sequence GTGAGCTCGAAACCTGTCGTACTCATCGCTGAAGAGCTGTCGCCCGCGACCGTGGACGCGCTCGGCCCCGACTTCGAGATCCGCCACTGCAACGGCGCCGACCGGGCGGAGCTGCTCCCGGCCATCGCCGACGTGGACGCGATCCTGATCCGTTCGGCGACCAAGGTCGACGCCGAGGCGGTCGCCGCCGCGAACAAGCTGAAGGTCGTCGCGCGAGCCGGCGTCGGCCTGGACAACGTCGACGTCTCCGCCGCCACCAAGGCCGGCGTGATGGTCGTCAACGCCCCCACGTCGAACATCGTGACCGCCGCCGAACTGGCCTGCGGTCTGCTGCTGGCCACCGCGCGCCACATCCCGCAGGCCAACACCGCCCTGAAGAACGGCGAGTGGAAGCGCAGCAAGTACACGGGTGTCGAGCTGGCCGAGAAGACCCTCGGCGTGGTGGGCCTCGGCCGCATCGGCGCGCTCGTCGCGCAGCGCATGTCCGCCTTCGGCATGAAGGTCGTCGCCTACGACCCCTACGTGCAGCCCGCGCGGGCCGCGCAGATGGGCGTCAAGGTGCTGTCGCTGGACGAGCTCCTCGAAGTGTCCGACTTCATCACCGTGCACCTGCCGAAGACCCCCGAGACCCTCGGTCTCATCGGTGACGAGGCGCTGCACAAGGTCAAGCCGAGTGTGCGCGTCGTCAACGCCGCGCGCGGCGGGATCGTCGACGAGGAGGCGCTGTACTCCGCCCTCAAGGAGGGCCGCGTCGCCGGTGCCGGTCTCGACGTGTACGCGAAGGAGCCCTGCACGGACTCCCCGCTCTTCGAGCTCGACCAGGTCGTCTGCACCCCGCACCTCGGTGCCTCCACCGACGAGGCGCAGGAGAAGGCCGGTATCGCCGTCGCCCGCTCGGTGCGTCTCGCCCTCGCCGGCGAGCTGGTCCCGGACGCGGTGAACGTCCAGGGCGGTGTCATCGCCGAGGACGTCAAGCCGGGTCTGCCGCTCGCCGAGCGTCTCGGCCGGATCTTCACCGCGCTCGCCGGTGAGGTCGCGGTCCGCCTCGACGTCGAGGTGTACGGCGAGATCACCCAGCACGACGTGAAGGTGCTGGAGCTCAGCGCCCTCAAGGGTGTCTTCGAGGACGTCGTCGACGAGACCGTGTCGTACGTCAACGCCCCGCTGTTCGCGCAGGAGCGCGGTGTCGAGGTGCGGCTGACGACCAGCTCGGAGTCGGCCGACCACCGCAACGTCGTCACCGTGCGGGGCACGCTCGGCAACGGCGAGGAGGTGTCGGTGTCCGGCACGCTGGCCGGTCCGAAGCACCTCCAGAAGATCGTCGCGGTCGGGGAGTACGACGTCGACCTGGCGCTCGCCGACCACATGGTCGTCCTGAAGTACGAGGACCGTCCCGGTGTCGTCGGCACGGTGGGCCGGATCTTCGGTGAGTCGGGGATCAACATCGCCGGTATGCAGGTGTCGCGGGCGATCGCCGGTGGCGAGGCTCTCGCGGTGCTGACCGTGGACGACACGGTGCCCGCCGGGGTGCTGACCGAGGTCGCCGAGGAGATCGGGGCGACCTCGGCTCGCGCCGTGAACCTGGTCTGA
- a CDS encoding TetR/AcrR family transcriptional regulator, protein MGHREDLLEGAKRCLLAKGFVRTTARDIVKESGTNLASIGYHYGSKDALLAQAYVEMVEGMSDAFEGGGEIRGEPGSIERFAEVWSNIIGTMRDPGSLWRLSLEIVVMGDQVPEVRDHLARAQREGARGIVTVFHGGREEDVTEDVVDTLGYFYLTLMMGLMAQWTFDPATAPEADQLAEGLRRIVEGVKGT, encoded by the coding sequence ATGGGACACCGTGAGGATCTGCTCGAAGGCGCCAAGCGCTGCCTGCTGGCGAAGGGTTTTGTCCGGACCACAGCGCGAGACATCGTCAAGGAGTCGGGGACGAATCTGGCGTCGATCGGCTATCACTACGGCTCGAAGGACGCGCTGCTGGCGCAGGCCTACGTCGAGATGGTGGAGGGCATGTCCGACGCCTTCGAGGGCGGCGGCGAGATCCGGGGGGAGCCCGGGTCGATCGAGCGGTTCGCCGAGGTGTGGTCGAACATCATCGGGACCATGCGGGACCCGGGTTCGCTGTGGCGGCTCAGCCTGGAGATCGTCGTCATGGGCGACCAGGTGCCCGAGGTGCGCGACCATCTGGCGCGGGCGCAGCGGGAGGGCGCGCGCGGCATCGTCACCGTCTTCCACGGCGGCCGGGAGGAGGACGTCACGGAGGACGTCGTGGACACGCTCGGCTACTTCTATCTGACTCTGATGATGGGCCTCATGGCGCAGTGGACCTTCGACCCGGCGACCGCCCCCGAGGCGGACCAGCTCGCCGAAGGGCTGCGCCGGATCGTCGAGGGGGTCAAGGGGACGTGA
- a CDS encoding MFS transporter, translating into MTNPTPAGPSLAGRREWTALAVLMLPLLLVSMDVSVLYFAVPAISADLEPTGTQLLWIFDIYGFVLAGLLMTMGALGDRIGRRRLLLIGAAAFGAASLAAAYADSAETLIVARAVLGIGGATLMPSTMALVRTMFTDPAQRTKAIALWSGVMTAGIALGSVLSGLLVEFFWWGSVFLVNLPAMALLLLLGPLLLPEAKNPDPGRFDWPSIPLSMAAVLPVVYGLKEIPSEGWNVRYVVSITVGLLFAALFVHRQRTTAAPMISPDLFRRPGFTPALTLYLITMFAIMGSAYFTTQYIQSVLDKSALEAALWALLPSVPIGLAAPLSTQLVHRGVSRVHVVTTGFLIGACGYGLLALAGADSMALVLTACGVLASGITLVTVQIADLALSAAPVERAGAASSLMETGAEFGGALGMALLGSIGTAVYRHEIPASAPDAARETLGGALAVADRFPGLATTAREAFTHGMQGAAIAGTVLLAGAACLTPLALRRTRRHDKTPAEPSSLSPSGV; encoded by the coding sequence ATGACGAACCCGACCCCTGCCGGCCCCTCCCTGGCCGGCCGCCGTGAATGGACGGCCCTCGCCGTCCTGATGCTTCCGCTGCTGCTGGTCTCCATGGACGTCTCGGTCCTCTACTTCGCCGTCCCGGCGATCAGCGCGGACCTGGAACCGACCGGCACCCAACTGCTGTGGATCTTCGACATCTACGGCTTCGTCCTGGCCGGCCTGCTGATGACGATGGGCGCGCTCGGCGACCGCATCGGCCGGCGCAGGCTGCTCCTGATCGGCGCGGCCGCCTTCGGGGCCGCCTCCCTGGCCGCGGCGTACGCCGACAGCGCCGAGACGCTGATCGTGGCCCGCGCGGTCCTCGGCATCGGCGGCGCGACCCTGATGCCGTCCACGATGGCGCTGGTCCGCACGATGTTCACCGACCCGGCGCAGCGGACGAAGGCGATCGCCCTGTGGTCCGGCGTGATGACGGCCGGCATCGCCCTCGGCTCGGTGCTGAGCGGTCTGCTGGTGGAGTTCTTCTGGTGGGGTTCGGTCTTCCTGGTCAACCTGCCCGCGATGGCCCTGCTGCTGCTCCTCGGCCCGCTGCTGCTCCCCGAGGCGAAGAATCCCGACCCCGGCCGCTTCGACTGGCCGAGCATCCCGCTGTCCATGGCCGCGGTACTGCCCGTGGTCTACGGCCTCAAGGAGATCCCCTCGGAGGGCTGGAACGTCCGCTACGTCGTGTCGATCACCGTCGGCCTGCTCTTCGCCGCGCTCTTCGTCCACCGCCAGCGCACGACCGCCGCGCCGATGATCTCACCGGACCTGTTCCGCCGCCCCGGCTTCACCCCGGCCCTCACGCTCTACCTGATCACCATGTTCGCGATCATGGGCTCGGCGTACTTCACCACCCAGTACATCCAGTCGGTCCTCGACAAGAGCGCCCTGGAAGCGGCCCTGTGGGCCCTGCTCCCCTCGGTGCCGATCGGCCTCGCGGCGCCCCTGTCGACCCAGCTGGTGCACCGGGGCGTGAGCCGCGTGCACGTCGTCACCACCGGCTTCCTGATCGGCGCCTGCGGCTACGGCCTGCTGGCCCTCGCCGGCGCGGACTCCATGGCGCTCGTCCTGACCGCGTGCGGTGTCCTCGCCTCCGGAATCACCCTCGTCACGGTCCAGATCGCGGACCTCGCGCTGAGTGCGGCCCCGGTGGAACGGGCGGGCGCCGCCTCCTCCCTCATGGAGACCGGCGCGGAGTTCGGCGGCGCCCTCGGCATGGCCCTGCTCGGGTCCATCGGTACGGCCGTCTACCGCCACGAGATCCCGGCCTCGGCGCCGGACGCGGCCCGCGAGACGCTGGGCGGTGCGCTGGCGGTCGCCGACCGGTTCCCCGGCCTGGCCACCACGGCCCGGGAGGCCTTCACCCACGGGATGCAGGGGGCGGCGATCGCGGGGACGGTCCTGCTGGCCGGGGCCGCGTGCCTGACTCCCCTGGCCCTGCGCCGAACGCGCCGGCACGACAAAACGCCGGCCGAGCCGAGTTCCCTCAGCCCGTCCGGCGTTTGA
- the ilvC gene encoding ketol-acid reductoisomerase, whose product MAELFYDADADLSIIQGRKVAVIGYGSQGHAHALSLRDSGVDVRVGLHEGSKSKAKAEEQGLRVVTPSEAAAEADVIMILVPDPIQAQVYEESIKDNLKDGDALFFGHGLNIRFDFIKPPAGIDVCMVAPKGPGHLVRRQYEEGRGVPCIAAVEQDATGSAFELALSYAKGIGGTRAGVIKTTFTEETETDLFGEQVVLCGGTAALVKAGFETLTEAGYQPEIAYFECLHELKLIVDLMYEGGLDKMRWSVSETAEWGDYVTGPRIITDATKAEMKKVLAEIQDGTFAREWMAEYHGGLKKYNEYKQQDADSLLETTGKELRKLMSWVNDEEA is encoded by the coding sequence GTGGCCGAGCTGTTCTACGACGCCGACGCCGACCTGTCCATCATCCAGGGCCGCAAGGTCGCGGTCATCGGTTACGGCAGCCAGGGCCACGCCCACGCGCTGTCGCTCCGTGACTCGGGTGTCGACGTGCGTGTCGGTCTGCACGAGGGCTCCAAGTCCAAGGCGAAGGCCGAGGAGCAGGGCCTGCGCGTGGTGACGCCGTCGGAGGCCGCCGCCGAGGCCGACGTCATCATGATCCTGGTCCCGGACCCGATCCAGGCCCAGGTCTACGAGGAGTCCATCAAGGACAACCTCAAGGACGGCGACGCGCTGTTCTTCGGACACGGCCTGAACATCCGCTTCGACTTCATCAAGCCCCCGGCCGGCATCGACGTCTGCATGGTCGCCCCCAAGGGCCCGGGCCACCTGGTCCGCCGTCAGTACGAGGAGGGCCGCGGCGTTCCGTGTATCGCGGCCGTCGAGCAGGACGCGACCGGCAGCGCCTTCGAGCTGGCTCTCTCGTACGCGAAGGGCATCGGCGGCACCCGCGCCGGCGTCATCAAGACGACCTTCACCGAGGAGACCGAGACCGACCTGTTCGGTGAGCAGGTCGTCCTGTGCGGTGGTACGGCCGCGCTGGTCAAGGCCGGTTTCGAGACGCTGACCGAGGCCGGCTACCAGCCGGAGATCGCGTACTTCGAGTGCCTGCACGAGCTGAAGCTGATCGTGGACCTCATGTACGAGGGCGGCCTGGACAAGATGCGCTGGTCGGTCTCCGAGACCGCCGAGTGGGGCGACTACGTCACCGGCCCGCGGATCATCACGGACGCCACCAAGGCCGAGATGAAGAAGGTCCTCGCCGAGATCCAGGACGGCACCTTCGCCCGCGAGTGGATGGCCGAGTACCACGGCGGTCTGAAGAAGTACAACGAGTACAAGCAGCAGGACGCCGACTCCCTGCTGGAGACCACCGGCAAGGAGCTGCGCAAGCTCATGTCGTGGGTGAACGACGAAGAGGCGTGA